Sequence from the Streptomyces sp. NBC_00358 genome:
GCACGGGGCACCTCCACAACGAAGTCAGCAGGAGGCCGAATCCCGACGATTCGGGTGCGGCACGGAGAACCACCGTGAAACCTAGGGATCTCTCCGATCCTGGGCCATCGACAGCTGTCACGCATCCCTGCCCCGGATCTCAGACAAATGTATGAAGGGCCCTCGGAAATGCGCGAGAATGCCCGGGTGAGCGGTGAATACAGAGGCGACTACCAAGAGCTGGTCGACGAGATCTCGGCGCTCCTCGGCGTCCCCGCGACGCTGGAGAACCGTGATTTCGAGCTGATCGCCTTCGGGGCGTACGACAGCGAGGGCGACCTCGACCCGTCCGCCCTGGACCCCGTGCGCACCCGCTCGATCCTCACCCGCCGGTCCACCACGACGGTCCGCACCTGGTTCGAGGGCTTCGGCATCACCCGCGCGACCGGGCCCGTCCGTATCCCGCCGACCCCGGAGGCCGGGGTCTACCGGGGGCGGATCTGTCTCCCGGTACGCCATCGGGGCGTCGTCCTCGGCTATGTCTGGCTGCTCGACGACGACCCGGGCCCCACCGACGCCCAGTTGGCCGGCGCCATGCAGGTGGCCTCCCGCATCGGCGCGCTGCTCGCGGACGAGGCCCAGGCCGGCGCGGACCTCACCCGCGAGCTGCGGGCCGTCCTGACCGCCGAGCGCGGCTGGCAGCGCGACATGGCGGTGGCCGAGCTGCGCACGGCGCTCGGCCCGCGCGGCGACGGCCTGCACACGGTGGTGTGCGTGGCGCCCTGGCCCTCGGCCGACCCGGACGACGCCCCCTCCGCCCGTACGGTGCCGGGGGCGACCGCGCTGTGCACCATCCCGTGGGGCGCCACCGGCCAGAGCCTGGCCCTGCTGGTACGGCTGCGTTCGCCGGACGTCCTGACTCCGGCGCTGACGGCGGCCGGCCGGTTCGTCCGGGAGGCCGCGGGTGTCCGCGACGGGGGTACCGCTCCAGGCGTCGGCCGGGGTGCGGGCTCCCCTGCCGGCGGTCCGGGTGCCGCGTCTCCCGGTGGCGGTCCAGGGCCCTCCTCCCCCGGCGGCGGTCCCGCGGGGGCCTCACCGCACGGGACGGCGGCCGCCGGGGTCGCCGGGGCCCGGGAGGGGCTCGGGGAGCTGGGGGCCGCCTGGCGCGAGGCGGCGGCCGCCGCGCGCGCGGCGCTGGCCGAACCCCGGCTCGGTCCGGTCGCCGAGTGGGGGGCGATCGGCCCCTTCCGGCTCCTCACCGCCCTGCCGCCGGACGTGGCCCACGACCCCGCCGTGAACACCCTGTTGGGCACCGCGCACCGCGAACTCGCGCGCACGGCCGAGGTGTTCCTCGACCGTGCGGGCCAGGCCGGGCGCACGGCGGCCGAGTTGGGCATCCACCGCCAGACGCTCTACTACCGCCTGTCCCGCGTGGAGCAGCTCACCGGCCTCGACCTGGACGACGGCGTGGACCGGCTGCTGCTGCACATGGCGTTGAAGGGCGCCCGCCTCTAGCGGGGGCGGCACCGGGCTACGCGGCGGTCCTCGCCGTCGCGGGCGCCCGGATGCCGACGGCGCCGATCCCGGCGCTCCGGGACCGGGAAGCGGTGACCGCCCCTCGCAGCCGGCCGGGCCACCGGTGAAGCGCCCGTCCTCCGGGTCGGACCGAGGACGCCTCAGCTCCCGGACTTCGCCACCCCGTCGATCACCCGGCGCAGCCCCTCGGTCAGCTCCGTGGCGTCGGTCGCCGAGTCCGGGTCGAAGAGCCACTGCACGCACAGACCGTTGAGCAGGACCTGGTAGAAGCCGCCGAGCGAACGCATCGTGGCGTCGTCGACGT
This genomic interval carries:
- a CDS encoding PucR family transcriptional regulator; translation: MRENARVSGEYRGDYQELVDEISALLGVPATLENRDFELIAFGAYDSEGDLDPSALDPVRTRSILTRRSTTTVRTWFEGFGITRATGPVRIPPTPEAGVYRGRICLPVRHRGVVLGYVWLLDDDPGPTDAQLAGAMQVASRIGALLADEAQAGADLTRELRAVLTAERGWQRDMAVAELRTALGPRGDGLHTVVCVAPWPSADPDDAPSARTVPGATALCTIPWGATGQSLALLVRLRSPDVLTPALTAAGRFVREAAGVRDGGTAPGVGRGAGSPAGGPGAASPGGGPGPSSPGGGPAGASPHGTAAAGVAGAREGLGELGAAWREAAAAARAALAEPRLGPVAEWGAIGPFRLLTALPPDVAHDPAVNTLLGTAHRELARTAEVFLDRAGQAGRTAAELGIHRQTLYYRLSRVEQLTGLDLDDGVDRLLLHMALKGARL